One Bosea sp. 685 DNA segment encodes these proteins:
- a CDS encoding metallophosphoesterase family protein, translating to MTRKARGHISLAKRLGCCKAPGANVDVPRTRRKLTERAMRLGVIADIHGNLPALEAVLDRLRDHSVDGIVNLGDCASGPLWPMETVALLRATTMLHVRGNHDRALGAISPERLGASDRFAWERLEPAHREWLSTLPQELFAGAARCFHAAPGDDEAYLMEGVFGGRLLPEARATIDPRLAGIPDPLLLCGHSHLPRLLRLATGTLVVNPGSVGCQAYRDDTLPAHVSESGSPHARFAVVTIDAAITVEHHAIAYDWGAASAKALQNGRDDWAQALSTGTARR from the coding sequence GTGACGCGCAAGGCGCGCGGACATATTTCGCTGGCAAAGCGTTTAGGATGCTGTAAAGCGCCCGGCGCGAACGTCGATGTCCCCCGGACACGGCGAAAACTCACGGAGCGAGCCATGCGCCTCGGCGTCATCGCGGACATACATGGCAACCTGCCGGCTCTGGAAGCGGTACTGGACCGCCTTCGCGACCATTCCGTCGACGGGATCGTCAATCTCGGCGACTGCGCCTCGGGGCCGCTCTGGCCGATGGAAACCGTCGCGCTCCTGCGGGCAACGACGATGCTGCACGTGCGGGGCAATCATGATCGCGCGCTGGGAGCGATCTCGCCGGAACGGCTTGGCGCCTCCGACCGCTTTGCCTGGGAGCGACTTGAGCCCGCCCACCGAGAATGGCTGTCCACGCTGCCACAGGAACTGTTCGCCGGGGCGGCGCGCTGCTTCCATGCGGCCCCGGGGGATGATGAAGCCTATCTGATGGAAGGCGTCTTTGGCGGCCGCCTTCTGCCGGAGGCCCGGGCCACCATCGATCCAAGGCTGGCTGGCATACCAGACCCGCTGCTGCTTTGCGGTCACAGCCATCTGCCGCGATTGCTGCGCCTCGCAACAGGGACGCTCGTCGTCAATCCAGGGAGCGTCGGCTGTCAGGCCTATCGTGACGACACACTCCCCGCTCATGTTTCCGAAAGCGGAAGCCCCCATGCCCGCTTCGCCGTGGTGACGATCGACGCCGCGATCACGGTCGAGCATCACGCCATCGCCTATGACTGGGGCGCCGCCTCGGCCAAGGCCCTCCAGAACGGCCGGGACGACTGGGCGCAGGCGTTGTCGACCGGAACGGCGCGCCG